The genomic segment GTGGAGCTCAGTTGTTGCTCTTCCCAATCATCAAAAATCAAGAGCTGTACTTCATATTTAATATTACAGTTGCTCCTACAAATGAACTTGAAGCAAGCTGTAATTTTTAAGTAATAAAGGAAAGTAATTAGGTTTGCAAGAGTCAGAAGATCACTGGCTTTGCAGGTAGCAAAAGCAATCCTAGTTCTGTTGACATTATTTAGCACTAATTGAGTGCTAAATAACTAAATCTAACAATTTAACAGGCTTCTTTGAACAATTTAAAGTGATTTTAGGAGTTACTGATCGATTGATTGATTGGATCAATTTCATGGGGCTCACCTTAACTGTTGCAAAATGTCAGCAGTTCTGGGCTCTATGATAGGTTTATAAATTTATCCAAAGAGTAATCATCAATTTGAAGGTAAGTGATGCAGTACTTGCAGCCCTTTACTCGATGTCATTAGTGAACGCAATAAGCTCTAAAGTGTGCAAAACTTGCGATCCACATTCAATACAACTAAAAACAGCACAAAATGACTGTACCAACTCTGTCTGATTGAACACTAACTTTAAACAGTTGAGAAATGGCTGCACAAGGCTCCCAATTTCAGATCCAAACAGATTTGGCTAACTCTTGTATCAAAACAGATTTTTCTCAATTGGAGAAAAGTGTTAAAAAGGCACTGCATTGTTTGGGCTGTTTTACAGTGTGCACTGTAAAACTGTGGGATCCATTGAATTGTTATGAAAAAAATCAATCAAGCACTATAAAAAATTAGATTACTTAGTATAGTACAGTTCCTGGTGAAATCTGTTGCAGAAAACAGGGAAAACTCTTGCATTATAACACCAGTTATGTGATGCCCTATTTCTTCTGATTCTACATCACAATCATCATCATGTTCCACCTACCTCACACCATCTTAATACAGTATCACAGAACAGCGACAAAACTGAAAACATTTTCTTAAGGAAATAAACTATAGATTATACATGTATCAAAATATAAAACATTTGGTGGCATATTTAAAGCAGCAATTAAAATTCACTATTCTGCAACATTCCCTAAATAGTGAAACTTGCACTTCAGCAGTTTGCAGCATCAGAAGTGTTCAACTGAATCACTACGCTGCAACTCACTGCCAGCATATTTTAAATATTGCCATTTAGTTAACTGTTATAAGGGTCATATTCCCCACATATTCAGCTACTGATTAACATTCTCATCAACTTGAAACTATTATATCAGAATTGTTAGTTCTTCAATATTTACATGGGATACTTACTTTCAGTTCCTCACTCGAAATTCATTTACATGATCATCATTTTGTAAGAAGGACTTCCTGAGATTAGTCCTAAATGCACCCTTCAATGTGAACCTGCTTGCCCATTggccagaatttaatgccctcccccaaggtgagtttggaggtggtgGGGTATCTAAATCGGGCTGGGGATCCCACCGTCTTCCCACCTCTGTCCTGACTAAGTCCGTAGTGGGAAGACTCGGACAGTCTTCCGTCATCAAATGAACATTTAGTGTCTCATCCCATTGCCTCTggtatttaaacagcagcaggtgGGGCAGTTACCATGTGGGAAGCTTGAAAAGCAAACTCCGACATGTTTACTTATGGgtttttggtggggtgggtggtggtcgTTAATGTATTCAGTGCCTCTGAATGAGGGACCTGATGTCAGGAAAGGGGCAGGCCCCCTGCCCTTTCTTCTGACCACCCTTACTACCCCCAGCCATACCTCTCTCACTTACCTGTGGCCTGCGTCCTGCGGTGATCCTAGGCCTCTCCTTGGGCGCGCTGCAGACACCTTTCACAGGATGGGATTTCCACCCCAGGTCCTTGAATCTGGAGCAAGGCCAGCTACTGGCCACTTGGCAGGCCTTCTCCAAAGGAGGAGATATGGGGCTCTTGCCAGCTCTACAGCCAGAGGGCACGATCCCCGTCACCTACATTACACACCGTCCATTGTCACAGTTTAACTTGCAGTGTTTAAAATTTACCAACATCAGAACATTCACTATATCATATTCTTCAATTAGATCACCATCCTAGCCACAATCTCTTAAGGCTTTCCTAACTATACCAAAGAAATGGTTATGTGGGCCACTGATGAACATCCAGCTGCGATGGTAGCTCACCATATTTATAAGGGCCCAGAGACACGCTACAGTGATATTGTCTTTCTAATTTCACTCCCACCATCAGTATGAGGTATCCTTTATGCTTTGAGGAAATAAATACCTCAAAAATCTTTTAAAAGGAGACTGTTTTTATAAATGAACAAAAAATTGACAGCACAAAGCAGAACATGCATCAGCAATAAAGTGTTATACTATGATCTAAATTATCACTCACATTATGGTCATGATGGACCATTTCCCATTGTGAATGATGTGTGTAATTTCAGTGTACAGTAGTAGTTGTGCAGTCACACAGATGAATGACCAGGTATACACCAATCATAGCAAGTAAAGTCACAAGCTTTCTGTTGACTGACCATGACAGATTCTTAACGAGTAATTCAGGATAATGAGGCACAATAGCAAAGGatgttatttttttctatttagtTTGGCAACATCTGAATTTATCAACACATCCCAGAAACTAGCAacttaactcagcagttctggTCAGCACACCTTAGAGGAGATCTGACGGTCCTTCAGAGGGTGCATTGGGACAAAATGAACTCTCTGGCCAACAACACCCCCAAAACTCCTCCATCCGCCTAAAGACCGAAAAGCAATTCATCATCATTTTACTGACTGGATCAGACCTGGTGAAGATAACATTCTCACCTTCATCTAAATATGGCTAGACATGCAAATTTTCAAAAATCAAGGCTTAGTGTGGCAACTCATGCTACAAAAACCCCCGTAAATCTTTGAATACACGCTCATGAAATACCTTTTGGGAGGAAAAGTGCATACTATGCTCAAAAGCTTAATTGTTTCTCTAGCATTTGTAAAATAAGGACATTAACTAATTAATACACTGAATAAAATAGTAACCTGAGGAGTTCATTTGTCACGTGCATAATAGGAAGTTTGCTTGTAACTGCTGCAAACCACAATTGGTCTGGGAGTTGTGGACTTGTTTGGACCTAATTAGTTACATACATCATGAGTGAAGCTATGTGAGGCGAGGATATTGTTCTTGCAACGTATTAAAGTATTGGGAACATGGGGAATTTTTAGGAATATTAAATGTGCGTTTGTGTCACAGTGCGTGCAAAATAGGGTAATTTAAACCATTTTTCATGCTTTCACATTATACTGGATGAATTTGTAGTTTGTTGGGTGTTTTCCAACCCACTGACCAGTTCCTTGCTGACAGGAGCTCAATCCTCTTTAGACTCCCCTTTCTACTGGTTAACGGTCTTTCAAAAGTGGAAGATTTTTTTTACCTGCGTCTAGAAGCGACTTTTAAGAAGTAATTTTCTAGCCATGCTTCATTTCTTACTTCCAAATATTAACCCCTTTTAGAGTTTGAGTATATCAGCTTGGTTCAGTTAGCAATTAGGCTGTGGGTTTAAGACCCCCCACCAAGAGTTCAAATTACTAGCCTAATCTGAAATTTTgtatggtactgagggagtgctgcactgccagtgggtgCAAACCATCGCATGAGGCAGGAAACCAAAGTCCCCTGGCTGTCACTTCAGCTGAATAAAGACCCTGCATTTGAAGAAGTGCAAGGAGCTCCCTATGACAAGTATTCCTCCTGTATAAAAAAAACAATATTCATCTCATCGATTGCTGTGTAAAAATGGCTGACATATTTGGCTTAATATCAAAATCACTGCAATTCAAGATAACTCAATTCATCTGAAAACCTTTGAGACATTTCTGCAAGGCACAGTAAGATGCAATAAAATTTACAAATCTTGCCATTTTAATAGTTGTACCCATAATTTAATTCTGAATTGCATAATGTCCTTCGCATGGCTCCCCAGCTTGAACTTTGGCAGGAACTAGGCAAAAAGATTTTGACTCAGATCTAGTACAAAAAATAACTCTTCACTGGAGCTCACACGGATATCATCGCCATTCACCCACCCCCAACGGTCGGTTGATCCCTCAGGTATCGAGAGGAGGAAGAGATATCAGAGGATGAACTGTGAGATCTGGTCAGCCCACAATCCACcaacacagataccagcacctcggagGGATGTAGCACGTGTGGAGTCAGTGGCACAGGGTGAAGGGCACCATATCAGAGTGCAGGAGGTGGCgaaggtggtgtgtgacttggaggtgaacttgcaggtggtggtgtttccatgcttctgctgtcctcatccttctaggtgatagaggtcttGGGCTTGGAAGATGCTACCGAAGATgtcatggtgagttgctgcatcttgaagatggtacacactgctgtcattgtgtcactggttgagggagtgaatgcttaagatggtggatggggtgccaatcaagtgggctgctttctcttagatagtgtcaagcttcttgagtgttgttggagcttcatttatccaggcaactggagagtattccattacactcgtgacttgtagatggtggacaggctttggggactcgggaggtgagttactctcagcagttggcctcagttggagtattgcatccagttctgggcaacccacttcaggaaagatgtgaaggcattagagagagtgcagaaaagattcacaagaatggttccagggatgaggaatttcagttatgatgatagattggagaagttgggacgattttccttggagaaaagaccgagtggagatttgatagcggctttcaaaatcatgaaggatctggACAAAAACTGTTCCCAGTAGTCAAAGcatcaagaacaagaggacacagatttaaagtaaagtaattggaaaaagaaacaaaagcgaCAGGAGGAAAaccttttcacgcagcgagtgctttggatctgtaatgcactgtctgagtgtgtggtggaggcaggtcaaatgaggcattcaaaagggaattagactgttatttgaaaaggaagaatgtgcagggttatggggagaaggtgggggagcgGCACTAGGTTAATAGTgtattcggagagccggtgcagacacaatgcgTCAAGTTGCTTTCTtccacactgtaacaattctatgattctgagtctacaaaacaaatgaatgaAATCTACTGTAATAAATTTGCTGTAATTTTCTCGTTTATATTAAAATGGCCAACACCATGGAGCTTTAAATATTGAGTATGCAAGTTAACAAATAATGTACTTCAAGTTTGGTAAGATAAAATTATGTAATCTTACActctgaaattatttaaattctgTTTACTCGTGCCATTCTAAACTATGGTTGCCAGATTAAATACTTTCCTGCAAGGAGAAAAGAAAGCAATAAGGCAAGGTATCCTGGGACACTATCATGGAGCTCCAACCTCAGTTGTGTTGGAATTAATAGAGATCCAGAACAAGCTCGCTAAGCCTTTTGACCAACGGAAAAACGAATGGCATAGAAAGACCACAAGCAGAAAGATAGACATGTTTTTGCTAGTGGGGTCCTGgaaggagtttttaaaaaaatggtgtAAAGAAATGCatttttatgaattgaatttaaaaaagacAGACATTACAGCTTTTTACCTCTTATGTATAATATGACTTGCACATACTATTGATTCATTACCCCATTGTCATACTCTTGCCTTGTTTAGCTTGGTTAGAAGATGATTTATTTTCAACAGGCCACTGACAGTTTTGCATCTGTTACTGCTACATACGATTGCTCAAAATCTGTACGCCAAAAATTTGCCACTGGACGTAGCCAGAAACATgactgaatgtgatgcattgtcTAGTAGTGTGTAAACAATATTGTTTTGATCACTGTGCAACCAGTTTAACTGTGTTACTTACAAATTAAGGAACCATTTGCATCTGCTGCtatgcctgaaatgttaaccacACCTTCCCATACCACAATGCAGACATTTGGCAATTAAGAAATCAAATTTAAAAAATGCAGTATCAAAAGACAAACAACAAAGCACAAATTACTAACAGTCTAAATCCCAGATGTAAAATAAACAGTTTACCACTGACTCCTTCGAAGCACTCCCAGGAGTGCCTTAGATAGCTACATAGATAATGcagtttaaaagaaaaattaattCAAGCCTTCAAGGAACACATCTTAAAGGCCTGGAATGCAGTCATAAGTCCTATGTAAAGAAAATACATTCCTTAACCACTATCAGGATAATTATTTTCTAAATCATTATTGCAATATTATTTTTGAGTGGTTGAGCTATTATACAGTCACGTGACAGAAAAAAAATCATGTGCCCTTTACATACAAGGCAGAAGTTCTTCAAATCTATTGACATTTAATGTTTTATCTCCCTCCCCTCAATTTGCTGTTATGACATCAAAGTAGTCTTCAGAAGATTGTCGTAGCAGCCAATGGTGAACACTACTGCTGAGGTAGACTTCTCAGCACAGTGAATATCCATTACACACAAGTTGTAATGCAAGTTTTGGACTTCAAAATGCACCTAAGCATGTTTGCTAATTATTTCTTTCCCATGCATTATAACCTCCTCCCACTCCTTCCCCAATTTGTGCCAGATTTGCCAAGTATATCAACACAATTAAAGTACTACAAGTTACAGGCAGTGAAAACAAATAGAATAGTCATAGTCACTGGTTTATGCTGCATGAACAAATCAAACTCCCATTTTTAATACACATTTTGGAATTTCTAACCGTTTTGGGGATTAATTTCGAGATTCTTTAAAAATCATGACTGAATAAGGAAGTCTTTTATTCTATGGGATTTCAGGATTTTTAACTGATGTTTCATGAAGCACATTCTGTTAATTCTTCTCACGTAAACCATAAACCAGTGGCCTTGACATTAGTACTAAAAGGTCATATATAAAACACTCATTAACATGAACAGAAACACAAGTAAGGATCTAAAATAATTCCTGAATTTGAGAAAATAATGTATAGCAAGGTGGACAAATACAAAATGCcctataaataaataataaactgTGATGCAATTAAGAAACTTCATATCTgcaatcaggagaaagaaaagcACAACTCACATTTCATTTCTAGACAGATTAACTACTGGTTGGTAGAAGTATATCAATCTCTTTACTGGATGGCGTAATCAAACTGTTGTTCATGCCACAGGTGTTTGGCAAGTCCACGGTGGTGCCACAAACATCTGTGGAAACTGTCGAAAGCTTCAGGGGGCCTGTAGGATTTGGTTCATTAGATAGTGTCCCCACTGGTACAACATGAACTGTACCCTCAGTCCCGTCTTCACAGCCAATTGTTGCACCTCGTTCCAAAGATGATTTAGATGCAACTTCCTCATGAATCCCTGTTTCACGCCAGTTAAAAAAACGTTGAGGTTGAACAGAATTGGAAGCGCCTGATTCATTTTTAGCAGAAGGTCCAATTTGGGATGGTCCGCTGTCTGCAGCTGCTCTAGCCAGTGGATGCGGTGATGCAGGTGATTGTGCAAGGCCCGGCTTTTtaggaggaatgggaggaggattTCCTCGGTCCACCCTTGATATTGTTGGTGATTTTATCCCAGGTGCCAATGGACCTTGTGGACTTGAGACTTTACTAGAGGTTGGTGAATGACTGGCATCACCAGTTGGTGTTTTTGGTGAACTACCCAATTGTCGATAGTCAGTACCAAAGGGGGAATTATTTGCAGTTTTAAGAGTTCCTGGCTGGTTTGTGAACCTAGAAAGGACTTGGGTCACCGTATTTCGAGCCAACTGTTTGGCAGCTGAACTATCTGAGGTAGTGGGTGACAGATCCCTTGGAGGAGGACTCTGTAAGACACCGGTCTGCTGATCTTGCTCTGCTTGAGCTTGGAATTTAAACCGAGCAGCGTGAAACCTTTGATTCAGCCCAGCTTGGTAGGATGACTGGAAGCTGCTGCTGGGGCTTGTCGAACTAGTGAGTCGCTTAGTCAACACAGGTGATGAGCATGGTGAAGATGTTactgaggaagcagctgaagagttTACGGTGTTGCATGGAGAAAGTGAGGTTCCACCTGTGAAATGAGGTGCAGCACAAGAGGCCACATTAGCACTTCCATTTTCAACAATGTGCCCTGGGCATGGGGAAGCTAGTTTGTTTTCGCCTGAGCAAAGACTATCTGCTCCATTCCCGTCAGTAGATTGACCATCAGCATTATCAAGCATAAATGCAGAGCAATGTCCATTTAGTTGTGGAACAAGTATGGATGGTGTTGATGATGTGCAGTGTCTCTCTTTCACATCACCTCCAtttgacactttcacatgagagCAATCAGTTTGGCATGAAGGGGACACCGACTTGCTTTTATTAGACCCAGCCTCTACTGAAAGGGCTACTGGTGATTTTGGTTCATTTGCTACTACTTTACTGGAGTTTTCTGTTCCATTTTTAAGCTCTTCAATAACTTGTTTTAAATGTTCCACTTCCTCACTGAGGGCCCGTGCCCGATTTTCTTCCCGGTTTAACCTTGCCCGCAGTTGCTCCTTCTCAGTATCAAACTCAGAGAGCTGTTTCTCCATTTGGGCTTCCCTTTGTAAGGCTCGCCTCTTCTCGGTGGCCAACTCCTCTTCCCATTCGCTGCTTCTGGACATCTCTTTCTCCAGCCTTAGTTTCAACTCTGTGGTTTTCTGTACTTCCTCTGCTGCCTTATTGGTTGCTTTTTTGCATTCTTTCATTAGAACCGTGGTTAGCTGTTTGTGTCGTGTTCGTTCCTCCTCTAACTGCGTGGACAGCTTCTTCTGCTCCTTTTCCACCTTCTTCACTTGTGATTTTTCAAATTCTAGCTGAAAGGGTGAATTTTGGGGCAGAAgcagaacaaaataaaaatattacaTTTCAATCAATCATTTATCTGCATTCCTCCAAATGAAAAGAATGCATCTTTCATATTTAAATTGGCACTGTTAGTAAAAGATCTGCATCACTGCCAAGAATGAAGTTCAAAGCAGTGTAGCCCCTTCTGCTATTTATCACAAGGCCGCTGTTTAAAATATATCCACAGCTGTATCTTTCTGCTCATCTGCAGCTGACCCCATTTCACAGGCAGCTTGAGGCTTTGACAGCTGCCACAAACTAAGCTGGAGGAGGGCAGAAACAGCTGGGTTAGAGGTTTAGTACAACACTAATTAAAATGTAGTATAGGTTTTTGAAATGAAAAAAACATGTAGCTTTTTGAAAAAAGTCTCTCTCCCTCAAGATGTTTCACATTTTGCTGTTTTATGTTCGATGCACCATTTGTGGTTATGTCTACTTATTGACATTTGAAACCAAAGCTGGACATCTAGATTTTAAATTGAATATTTACAAGGGGAAAAAGTGTAATGAAATGGTAATGaatctttaaccaagctttaaAACAGTATTCAAAGCTGGACAGGGCAATACAAGCAGACAAGGCACCTGTTACATACAGCATGAGAAGCATCAGGCACGTGGCAGACTGACGAAAGCTTAGTTCATGGTTGCATGACGATCATATCATTAACAGGGATGCACAATGGCCTTTCCTCTGCTCCTGATCATATTATTCTAGGCATTGTTAACAACCTAAACAAGTTCCTCCTATAGCCTTTTATTTCTCTCTGAAATTGCAAGAGTTCTGACAGCTAAATTCACACTTGCACAGCACAGTATTAAAATTGTGTTTACATTTTGGAATGGTTACGAAATCTGACCCATACTATAAATGGGCTGGTTCAGCACCAATGATGACTGGAGAAATTACTTCATCAATTCCACTGAAAAGGGTGAAAGAGCATTGCGTAGACCCTTCGGCTGTGTCACACCAGCAGGTGGCTCAACATCAACCCAATTCACAAAAGGCTCAGCGAGGAGGCGTTTCTCTCCTTACTCACTGAATAATCAGTTGTCCTGCAGCAGATTCCCAGACTCTTGGAACTGTTAGTTGCATAGCAACTAGCCTGAGATCCAAAACAATTACATCACACAGCTTCGTGGCATAGCAATAAGATGCACATAACTTCCTGCAGATTTAGGCAAAGAATGCTTTTGTGGGGCAAAGATTTTCTTCAGGGATAGATTTTGGGGCaattttgattatttttaaaagcAGAAAACACCATCAAATCTGAACAATGATGTCTACTTCAAAGTCGCTCATCTTTGTGAAAAAAACAGTTGTCCTCCCTCTGCTTTTCACATTAAACACCTCCACACCTATATAATCATTTACTGAAGGATGTGAAAGTGTGGCCCTGGGGAACTTTGcccttcaattcctctttccATTACTTCTCcctgcagcaacaacaacttttgTTTATATAGATCCTTTATGTAGTAAAGCAGTCCAAGactcttcacaggagtgttacaaaacaaaatcaaataaggagaaattaggtcagatgactaggtcaaagaggtaggtttttaagaATAGTCTTAAaggaaggcagagaggtttagagagggaattccagagcttagggctttggcagctgaaggcacagccaccaatggtgataCATTTAAAATcgggcatgctcaggaggccacaGAATGCTGCACTTTCACAAAGCCAGAGACTAATTGTTGATCATTCGTTAAAGGTGCACGTGCAGTGAAAGTTGGTTATAGGGAAAGAAAATAGAGTTTTAGGTTGAATCGCAAAGACCATCAAGTATAAAACTATTATTCAGGCTACATAAGGCTTTGGTACATCTACACAACGAACTGCGCCTAGCTACAGTCCTTGTAAAGGATGTTGTGACTTTGGAGATCACGCAAAAGAGCATAACTAGAACAACATTGCGCCTGTTTGTAACTGAGAGGTCTGGCTCCAAGTGTAAGAACTATCTAGAGAAACACAGGCTTAGTGAGGATTTGACTGAAGTTTTCTAAACAAGATTTAACTCAATTTTATTGGGTAGGTTATTTGAGATAGataggaataaaaaaaaacttaagagaATGGTTGTAAAATTAGACACCAAGTAGTATTTTTTTCCCAGCTGTCATTGTTCTCAGAGACTAGGCAAACATCTGGGGGGTACGGATTGACTCCAGCCCTTCAAAAAGGAAAATTTGGCGAGTTCCAGAAGAAAACATTTCCAATTTACAGGGAAAGTTGATACTTAGTTGCAAATATGAGGGAATACAAATAACTATGGTCTCAGAGCTTTGCTTGACTGCCCAAGAGTCAgggaaatttatttttaaacagaacTTTTCCTGAGTTTTCCGCATTTACCCCTGCTCTGTAGTACAGGGTTTGTCAATAGTGTATATGGTCATATCATGTCCAAATGTGGTGTGATGGGTTTGGTAACCTTTTTGTGTGTTTATATGTAATGGGCTAGTACAGATTATAAGATAGCCTTATAAAGGAATTTGGTATGTTTTCTCAAAAACAGTAAAGCCTATATGTAGGTAACAACTCTCCGCATATGAAAGGCTAAAAAAAAGCGTAATTATAAATGCAAAAGCTGTACCACACCTAGGAGGACGGagcacagttttgatctccttatttaaggagggatataattGCACTGGAAGCATTTCAAGGAAGGCTCACTAGGCTGGTtcctggatgaagggattgtcttatggaggaaaggttgagcaagttgggcctttactcattagagtttagatgaATCATAATGAAACATAggagattctgaagggacttaacAGTGCAGAAGCTGGGAGGACATTTACCCTCATGCGGGAATCTAAAACTAGCGGGCAGtttcaaaataaataaattaaaatttcATCTCCATTAAAGACGGAGATGCTGAGAAATTTCTTCCTTCAGAGGCTTTTTAGTCTTTGgcattctcttccacagagagtagtggaggttgggtcattgaatatattcaaggctgagttagacagatttttaatcttcaggggagtcaagggttatgggcaacagccagcaaagtggagttaaggccacgatcagatcaaccatggtctttttcattggtggagcaggctcaactgGCCAACTCTGTCCCCATTTCCTATGATCTGTAAACAGGTCAGTCCAAATAAATGGAAGCCATCAAACTTGAATGCTAATAGAAACATAAAATGCTGAAAgcactcagtaggtcaggcagcatctgtctggaagaggaacagagttaacgttctgttctgatgaaaaggtctgtgacctttcatccaaaacgttaactctgtttctctccccaaagatggtgcctgacctgctgagtacttccaacaTGTCTGATTTTATTTTGGACCTTCAGCACCTGTAGTTTCTGCTTTTGTAAGTTTGAATACTACTTATGTCACTGTGCTGTCAGCAAAAAATAGTGTGAGAATCTATGCGCTCTCAAAAATACAAGATGTTTCTTCAAACATGATTCATATGAAGACGGCACACAGGC from the Carcharodon carcharias isolate sCarCar2 chromosome 9, sCarCar2.pri, whole genome shotgun sequence genome contains:
- the cttnbp2nlb gene encoding CTTNBP2 N-terminal like b isoform X3, which gives rise to MLFLYRAQHRDRFIQERYGKYDISDPFLALQRDCESVRDGNRGDKQPVCTNPLSVLKVVMTQCKTMQERMVSQLAAAESRHRKVILDLEEERRRHAQDTAEGDDVTYMLEKERERLTQQLEFEKSQVKKVEKEQKKLSTQLEEERTRHKQLTTVLMKECKKATNKAAEEVQKTTELKLRLEKEMSRSSEWEEELATEKRRALQREAQMEKQLSEFDTEKEQLRARLNREENRARALSEEVEHLKQVIEELKNGTENSSKVVANEPKSPVALSVEAGSNKSKSVSPSCQTDCSHVKVSNGGDVKERHCTSSTPSILVPQLNGHCSAFMLDNADGQSTDGNGADSLCSGENKLASPCPGHIVENGSANVASCAAPHFTGGTSLSPCNTVNSSAASSVTSSPCSSPVLTKRLTSSTSPSSSFQSSYQAGLNQRFHAARFKFQAQAEQDQQTGVLQSPPPRDLSPTTSDSSAAKQLARNTVTQVLSRFTNQPGTLKTANNSPFGTDYRQLGSSPKTPTGDASHSPTSSKVSSPQGPLAPGIKSPTISRVDRGNPPPIPPKKPGLAQSPASPHPLARAAADSGPSQIGPSAKNESGASNSVQPQRFFNWRETGIHEEVASKSSLERGATIGCEDGTEGTVHVVPVGTLSNEPNPTGPLKLSTVSTDVCGTTVDLPNTCGMNNSLITPSSKEIDILLPTSS